The region GTTATCAGCACTGTGAAGAAAGACCGCGAGCATGCCCAAGTTAAAGATTCAGGTTTTACTTCCTGATTCCTACAATCGTAGCCAAGAGttaagttaaaacaaacaaaataacaaatacatGTATTTATCTCTTAGGTCAGTGGGCTTTCTCTCTGCCCCTCTCGGAGCTGTACTCTCTCCGGAGGGCCCGCTTTTCATTGGGTCGGAACTTCATGGTGCTGACGAGCAGAGGGGGCCACCCACTTCCTCCTCTGCACTTCCACAGAGGGGGAACCAGGGAACTTCTGAGGGCTCTCCAACATTACATCATCCTGGACCAGTGAGTGACTGCACTGACTTTACTTGCGGTTTATGGCCTGTTTACATAACCACCATCCAAAAAAATCACCAGTGCCACACCTACTGGCCCCCCTGCTGTTAGACACTTTGTACATCCCCCTCTGACAGTACTTAGTCCTCTCTTATAACACCTTACAAGCTTGGATCTTtgtccattcctctttgcacagcCTCTCATCATCATGCAGAGTTCTGGGTCCTCTCTTATTCACTcctctcttcagctcaccccacAGGCCCCCCGGTTGATTTGGGTCTGACACTGAGATGGCGCTAGAAGAATGTTGATTTTtgttcctcttcctctttctgtgttactttgaagaaatgttttgcatcattatcctgctgatcGATGCCATGACGACCCAAATCCAGCCGAATTTTATTTTCAGCCTCCTGGTATTTCAAGGAGCCCATGATGCCATGCGCTCTAACAAGATTCTCATAACTTTTAGAAGAGAAACGGGCCCTcaccatcacagatcctccactgtgctttacCGTATGCTCCTGCTTCACCAAAACATTCTGTTCCAATTAAAGTCCCAGTATAATCAGGCAAACCAATGTTTGTTAAGGTAGGACAGACtccactttatttataaagtactTTAAATTGATCCAGAATAAGGTAGTTTGCACTAAAACCAAATATAAGAGACAAATCTGAGAATAGCAGTAAAAGTTAAAAAGGAATAAACAGAGTACTATCAGGCCAGACAAAAATAGAGTTTTAAAGAAAGATGTGGAAATTAATTGTGAATtagatgtttttaaatgaactaaACATGGTCTGTTTAATAGAAGAGGAAAAGTAGTCGATGGATGGATCTCTAATTCATGTTAgatctgaaatataaaaacgGTCTCAAACTTTTGCCTTATTTATAGAAAGGCCTATCATTTCTGAAACCTTTTGAGTCAGCTAGTAAAGGTCATTCTCAGTAGGATACGGATCTCTTTCTTCAGAAATGTTTACTCCACCTCATCTGTCTGTGCTGGTCGTCTGTACTATTCTGGAACTGCAGATGGGGCCACAAATGCATCATTTCCGAGGGCCACACAAGGCCCCCGGgctgcactttggacacccctgctttGGACTAATGATGTGTGCTTGAACTCACTGcgatgctgaaaaataaaacctttcttcATCTTCAGCTCTCTTGCAGACACCTGAAAGTTCTGGGTATGAAAAACTGGTATTtggaaatattcatattttaattcaCCTTGATTAAAATCCCACGTTTATctggaaaaaaatgtaatcccgcagcatgatgccaccaccacgcTTCACTGTGGGCACAGTGTTCTTTCTGGTGATGTACTCTTTTGCCCTCCTGAGTCAAGACATTTGGAGGCAACATAAGTTTGTTGTCACATGTAGAGCACAACCAGTACTGACCATAGATTCAAACAGCCTGGTGTGTCCTGGTCAAGTTAAAAACCTACTGAGTTATTTTCAGAAAGACATAATAGCACACAGGTATCAGGAGATCCTTTGGTCCTTTAGCCTCACTGCAAACTCTGGCTTTAGGTCAACTTAAGTTTGTTCAGGTCAAAATCTCATTGTGGGTCTAAAGCCAGAGAGTAAAAGCGTGCTATTAGATCAGACATGAAAGAGTCTGCTTTGCGTGCAATGTTTTGTTGCTGCAACATCACTGAATTGGCTTTGCATCTTTGTAAGCAGTGATGGGATCTGTTCTGCTGCGCTGAAAGAATGAGACAGCACACACTGACAGCCTTAAACTCAAAtaacaaaatcttaaaatgaTTCCTAAAATGAAGTGGAAGCCAGAGTTGGGTTAAAAACCTTACCAGTGGTTCAGAATCTACAGACGGCAGCAGCGTGTTGTAGTAAGGAAACGGGAGAATGATTGAGTCCTGGTATTTCTACGACCGGTCGGCATGTACATGTATGTAACGGTTGTCATGGAGACCGTGACCTCCAAGATGCCCCTCTCTGCTGCTGCTCTCCAACAGTCACGTTTGGATATTGTTTGACCTCCCCTACCTTCCTCCTCACCGTGTGTTAGCGAGTAAAACATCCAGCCTGGTGCGCCACCAGCTCCAGCTTATTGCTCTGAATGAAGATATCAGGAACTTTAGGTGGAAGGCTATCTTCCTGACGCCATTTTCTAACTCATGAAAATGAACACAGAACATACATCTATCTGCCTTAGTTGAATTTTAGGAATttaatcaaattaaaggttgggtTTTTATGAAATTTTCAGTTTGAGATTTTGCAATAAAGGATGAATTTATTCTATGGCTTCTAACTCCTCTTGACCAGAGGGGGCAGTAGCTGTACTGTACTTTGCAGCTCATAATGCCGTTGATTGGTGGTTTCTGTTTCATCATCAGGTCACCCGTTGACGGACGCCTCTTCCTAGCCTACCCACGCGACTCGAACTCCGCTGCTTTCCCTCAGCTACAAATCCTGGAAGACGGAGGCTCCGATATCGTCTCGGTAGTTGTAGGATAACCTCAGAAGTTGCACACCGAAACATTTTGTCCTTTTAGTAATGTTCCACAACATCTTGTCCATCTCGCACAGAGATTTATCCACGATCCATACGCCACCACATTTGGGGGATTCTCCAAAGTCACCAATTTCTTCCGTGCCGCCCTCCGCCCTCCTGAGACCTCCGTCACGCGGACCAATCAGGGTCCGGGTCTGCCGTCGCAGCCCGACGACGAGCCTGGATTTGAGCTCATCACCTGTGTAAGAAAAAGGATGTAAAAGCAACATGGCAGGGTCATAACCGTGATCAGGGCTGAGCTGCTTATGTTTGTGATTGTTTGTTCCATCCAGGGCGTGGAGCTTGGTCCCAGGCCGGCAGTAACCAGGGGACGAGCTCTGGACCAATGGGAGGAGTTTCTGGACTCTGAGGGACGTGTGAAGGAACCTCAGAAAGTCAAAGAACTCGTGTTCAGAGGGGTAAAACAGGACAAAGAGTAACAGAGCATTGATCATTTGTAAAATAACACaaactaaatatatataaaccTTACAGGGTATCACTCCATCACTCAGGAAGGAAGTGTGGAAGTTCCTCCTTGGTTTTTATCCCTGGAAGAGCACCTCAACGGAAAGAGAGGACATTCTTCGAGTCAAAACGTTGGTGCTCACATTCATACATGCTCAGCTTTTCAAGACCATCTGTTGAATAAGACAGTTGTGTGTCTGCAGGGATGAGTACTTCAGGATGAAGGTGCAGTGGAAGTCCGTGAGTGAAGAGCAGGAGATGAGGAACTCCCTCCTCAGAGGGTACAGGAGCCTGATAGGTCAGCTCTGCCATACGCCAAATGACAAAAGACTTGTTTGTTATTTTCTGTGAGCCCTGCAGCAGATGTTGATGCTGAACCGCCTTTGTTCTGCTGTCCTCGGcagagagggacgtcaacaggACGGACAGGAACAACACGTTCTTCTCCGGCAACAACAACCCCGGCCTGACTCTGCTGCACGACGTGCTGATGACGTACTGCATGTACAACTTCGATCTTGGTGTGTCTTTGGGAAAGAACGGAGCTGGACTCTGTGTCAGTTTATGATTTATCATGGGAGGAGAAGATTGATGCCACATGTCTCCTGAGTTTCATTGACCACATTAAACCTTCTGAGGAGACAAATTCCTCTAATTTGACCAAAATAAAAGTAGAGACAGTCATGTAAAAAGAAGGTACACCCTCTTTCGACCAAGTTCTCCTATTACTCTGGAGGGTTGCAAACAGTTATATCTGATCAGtcttaaggtctggactttgactaggccattgcaacACCTTTCTGTTCTCGAGCTCTTGCTGTGGTTTAGACCTATGTTCATCTGTCAAGACAGATGACCTCAAATTTGACTCTTCAGTACACAGAAGAGTTTATGGTTCCCAGTTCCTgtagctgcaaaacaagcccaaataaTCACTCCTCCACCGCCGTGCTCGATAGTTGGATTGAGGTGTTGGTGTTGatatgatgtttggttttctccaaacatggtgctTGGTATTCTGACCAAACCTctcaactttggtctcatctgacccaGGAACATTGGTCCAGAGGTTCCAAACCAAGTCAAGCTgccacatttgtttttagagagaagaggaTTTCTCCATCAGCTCTTCCAAACAAGCCATGATTGTTCAGTTGTTGTTTCATTGTCCTGGGATGAACTTTAACCTGTAACATGCTGAGGCCTGTGGcctctgagatggagctcttgggtttttgCAGTTCCTCTGGGTATTGCAGAATCTGACCTTTGGGGGAATATTCTCTTGTTAAGCAGCCATCTTAAAGGTTGTCCACTTTTAAAAGATCTTTCTCTCTGTAGGACAACAGTCTTCAGATAAAAATGTCCTTGGAAACCTTCCTAAATCCATAGACATCAACTGTTGCTTCTTACAGAAGTGGCAATACCTGCTGCTTTAATAAAGAGCTTTAAGTAGCAGCATCTGGCTGGAGATCATTTATTTCTCCTGATACTCCAAACTCCTTGAATTAAAAGAGGGCGTACTTACTTTTTACTGTCCTTTTTTCCTAACAATCTGAGTTTTTACTCGTCCCTCTAACGTCTTCCTTGTGTTTTTGTCCAGGTTATGTCCAGGGGATGAGCGACCTCCTCTCTCCGATCCTGTTTGTCACTCAGAATGAGGTGGAGTCCTTCTGGTGTCTGACTGGCTTCATGGAGCTGGTGGTTAGTTGAGAACTTCATCAGTAACTAACGACCTCAGAATTTCAGCGCAGAACTGGTTTCTgtagttttcattttatttacttcTCTCTACCTATAGGCTTGCATTTAGGCCTGGATATTGTTGTTTCCTTTTTCTGTGCAGTTGCTGGAATGGCATGCATCAAGAATCTTATCTTTTTGCTCCTTGTGTTTTTGCAGCACCAGAACTTTGAGGAGTCCCAGGAGGCTATGAAGCAGCAGCTCCTTCAGCTCAGTATCCTGCTGAAGGCTCTGGACCCAGAACTGTGCGACTTCCTCGGTTAGTTCACCTGCTTTTTCTTCCAGTCAGACTCCGTAGTGAAATGAGCCCTGGTCAGCTCTGAGGCAAATGATTCGTGGAAAAGTAGGTCAGAGAAGGAAGAAGAAAGCAGATGAGCGTCTTTCATGCAACCATTTATGCGCTATTCTCAACACTTTgcacatttttctgtctttatttttggTGAAAATAAGAACACTGAAAGTCTTATTTATGCCGCTTAGACTCGCAGGACAGCGGCTCGCTTTGCTTCTGCTTCCGCTGGCTGCTCATCTGGTTCAAGAGGGAGTTTTCCTTCGAAGATATCCTCACCTTGTGGGAGGTGAGTGCTTCAcagcagtgattttttttttttaccgaaataatctgaaaagtgtggcatgcatttttatcCAGCCCCCTTTACCTTAATACCCTGAAATAAAAGGCAACCCGTTGCCTACATACGTCACCTAATAGTACCATTCAACGCATTTTGGCACAAATGCAAACCCACTTAGACAAGGGTGTCCAAAGGGCGGTCCGGGGGCCATTTGTGGCCCTCTGAATGATTTTGTTCGGCCCCCAACAACCGTTTAAGCACAGGTGGTTGATGCAGACGGAAACTATCTTTATTTTTAGGGGAAGACAcataaaatgtcattaaaaatgTTAGATACAACACGCAGTATTTCTCTGTTATTACCCGTGTTTCTGCCTTCATTTTAAATAGAACCCCAAGCACACCCACACCACAACCCCCATTGATTAAACTTCTCTAAACAGAGCAAACGCTGACCAATGTCCCACTCTTGTTGCTAAACTTAGACTGAAAACGTTTAAAAGAGGATTTCTAGCCCAAAAttgaaaacatttgacccaaaaCTCAGTCGTACAAGATTATCAAATATTAAACTACTTTGCttgtttcattaaaatcttTCATGTCATGGCAAATAGAAGCTGTCAAAGGTAAAAGACATAAAGTTCTTAATGAACATCAAGCTCACAATTTAGGTTGAAAAGGGCAGAGTACCACTGAGCTATGCAGCTAACAAGAGACCAGATTAAACCCTAAAACAGTTTGAGTTAACAGCAAGTATCATTTCTCTTTGCACGTCGTCTCCTCCGCAGGTCCTCTGGACTCGACTTCCATGTGACAACTTCCACCTGCTGATCGCCTGCTCCATCCTTGAGTCCCAGCGAGGAGAGCTGATTGGCTCAGACCACGACTTCAACACCATCCTCAAGGTCTTCCCctatctttattattattaatgcatCCTGTAATATGTACATGTGCAGGCAGACATGTTCATCTTCCTCATCATGACTGGTTTGCAGCATATTAATGAGCTGACGATGAAGCTGGACCTGCAGACCGTCCTGCGGGAGGCGGAGGCCATCTACCTGCAGTTTGTTTGCTGTAAAGTGAGTAAAGGTTCACACCCTGTGATTCAGTAAATAGTCGGTGCTGTTTTAGTTGTTCTTGTAGCCAGCAGCAAATTATTCATACAGGttggactttttcacattttgtcaaattttaatgtgtttaattagaactttatgtgatagaccagcacaaaattTAATCTGATTCCTCTAAATACAATCAGATTAGTTcatttctagaattgcgccgctcaaggtggcagcaggttggagtagctctgttacttttgattctgatttaatcttttttgggaactattcctcttgtggtggatacagttgattttttttggacgactgtccactccggtgtcggatgctgtgcagcttggaggatttttcttaatgctttctatttttggacatttgttatgatgcattgccatggcaacgtggttgtttcttacaaccgggagcagctgattaatatctcaaaagctcaaataatacttcagctacaaccccaaatccctgatgagttgaaaaggagaaatACATTAGAACAGTTTAGATCAGAGCATtttcatttgttagaatggcccagtcaaagtccagacctaaatccatttgAGAATCTATTACAAGGCTTGAAAATGTATGTCCACAAATACTATCCATTCAGTCTGAAGGAGACTGGGCTAAACGTTTGTAGATGAGCAAAGCTGGTACCTTTAAAGACCCGGAGCAGAAACTGGTTCTACAAGATGTTGACTCAGGGGAGGTAGATGTAAATGCAAGTTACTGTATCAGTTGTCCAAAATTTTGAGTATCAGCTAAACagtgacactttttttttaccctttacGTTGATTgctgattttaattttttcagttcTGGGTCAAAAGCTTTGATGATTTTTTCCTTCACAGATATAGAGGAAAAGTGGGTAAAAGCGCAGCCTAACTCTAAagaataactttaaaacacCTCTAGAAAGCATGAAGAACTATTGGTGAATTGTGGCTGCTTGGTTGCAGAAttatagaaattatttttaacactgtGGCATTACTTTACATAGTTGTTTaagaaacccccccccccctttttgtAGGACATCTGGAAATGTTTCTAGCATTTTTCTGCTGTCGTTTCTTTGGCTGCTCGCTtatctttgtgtgttttagggGTTTCTGCAATGACTCTGCTGCAAAAATTGAAAAGCCTTGAAATTGATTCTAGGAAATGTTGAAGAACCCTGTTCTGTGTATAGTGAAGATAAGGATAAGTGGTGAGTTTGTTATTTCGTGAGGCCCCTTCACATCTTTGTAGCAGATGTGGGAAAATGCAGTGGACTCCTTCCTGGAAACATCATCTACAGCCTGTATTTTATGTCACATAGAACATAAAATGTGCCAAACTAAGAGCTCCTTGCTTGCTGCATCTGTTGTCCCTGTCCCGGAGTTGAcacattttccatttatttaaataagtcTGGAGCTCAAGAACCATGTGTGAAATGTTTGTTATGCAACAGGAAGAAAAGTTCTTAAGAGATTTATAAAGCCTAGAAAAACAGCTCGCACAAATTCCTGATTAACCCAGAGCGCTGCCGTAACTTCCCTCTTTCCGCCTTCCTCTTTTCACATTCAGGAGCTTCCCCGCAAAGTGAAGCAGGTGTTGGGCCTCTCTGTCCCGTCCAGCTCCGAGGAGGACAGCTCAGGGTCCCAGAGAAGTGAGACAGAACAGCTCCTCGGTCAGACGGAGGGAGGAGCTGCTTCAGCGCACGTTCCCACCTACCCTTAAATCTCAGTTCAGCTGCAAAATATAAAGTAtacattaacaaaaacaaagactatTGTTACTTCTTTTTGGATACAGGGGGCGCTGTGTGACCATTATACCCATACATGCAGTGCTTTGTTCagtatgtcttgtttttttgtcccATGTAGCTGTTGTTCTGTCTTTTCTCCATTTAATGCTGCTCTTTTACTCCTTATTAAATGGTTTACTtcagtttatttccttttaacgaggtttatatttaaattttcctACAGTGTATCTGAAAAgctatgaagaagaagagtaaACTGACAGACAGAACCGTGTTATCGCTACATGTTGCCATTCAGGCCCTATGCAAAGTGTTTTGCATGCCTTTCAGTTCTCACTCtgcttacttttattttaaaactaattattgCATCATAAAATAAAGGTCTCAATCTTACTGAAACAAGCCAAGGTTTTCATATGTGTACATCTCTACttatatttcttgtttttgataTTTGGAAAGTGGTGAACTGCAGTTGTAAGAAGTTTTCTATAAACTCATGATGGGTGTGAATGTTAATGAGTTTTTGGATGTTCTGGATTTATTTGAACACATCATCTTTTCATGGTGAATGAAGAAGAAGAACctgcaacatctaaagctcagCAGGGATCACTTACCTGAGTTAAGGTGTTTCAACAATCAGAAAGATAGACTAGGACAAGATGGGCTCCACGGCAGAGTTTCAAGCCCAGAACCTCTGT is a window of Girardinichthys multiradiatus isolate DD_20200921_A chromosome Y, DD_fGirMul_XY1, whole genome shotgun sequence DNA encoding:
- the LOC124865069 gene encoding TBC1 domain family member 17-like isoform X1, with the protein product MSRDAVRWAELSMSRKRDVTFVLEEAKQKMEETVKDYKLIFEKEGVYLHTNAKKTVQETGIPGFIRIVERAGVPALEWSPLEDEGHSAPAVLYSRKDGEGGEEDTNFDPGYEPDWAVISTVKKDREHAQVKDSGQWAFSLPLSELYSLRRARFSLGRNFMVLTSRGGHPLPPLHFHRGGTRELLRALQHYIILDQSPVDGRLFLAYPRDSNSAAFPQLQILEDGGSDIVSVRFIHDPYATTFGGFSKVTNFFRAALRPPETSVTRTNQGPGLPSQPDDEPGFELITCGVELGPRPAVTRGRALDQWEEFLDSEGRVKEPQKVKELVFRGGITPSLRKEVWKFLLGFYPWKSTSTEREDILRVKTDEYFRMKVQWKSVSEEQEMRNSLLRGYRSLIERDVNRTDRNNTFFSGNNNPGLTLLHDVLMTYCMYNFDLGYVQGMSDLLSPILFVTQNEVESFWCLTGFMELVHQNFEESQEAMKQQLLQLSILLKALDPELCDFLDSQDSGSLCFCFRWLLIWFKREFSFEDILTLWEVLWTRLPCDNFHLLIACSILESQRGELIGSDHDFNTILKHINELTMKLDLQTVLREAEAIYLQFVCCKELPRKVKQVLGLSVPSSSEEDSSGSQRSETEQLLGQTEGGAASAHVPTYP
- the LOC124865069 gene encoding TBC1 domain family member 17-like isoform X2; the protein is MSRDAVRWAELSMSRKRDVTFVLEEAKQKMEETVKDYKLIFEKEGVYLHTNAKKTVQETGIPGFIRIVERAGVPALEWSPLEDEGHSAPAVLYSRKDGEGGEEDTNFDPGYEPDWAVISTVKKDREHAQVKDSGQWAFSLPLSELYSLRRARFSLGRNFMVLTSRGGHPLPPLHFHRGGTRELLRALQHYIILDQSPVDGRLFLAYPRDSNSAAFPQLQILEDGGSDIVSRFIHDPYATTFGGFSKVTNFFRAALRPPETSVTRTNQGPGLPSQPDDEPGFELITCGVELGPRPAVTRGRALDQWEEFLDSEGRVKEPQKVKELVFRGGITPSLRKEVWKFLLGFYPWKSTSTEREDILRVKTDEYFRMKVQWKSVSEEQEMRNSLLRGYRSLIERDVNRTDRNNTFFSGNNNPGLTLLHDVLMTYCMYNFDLGYVQGMSDLLSPILFVTQNEVESFWCLTGFMELVHQNFEESQEAMKQQLLQLSILLKALDPELCDFLDSQDSGSLCFCFRWLLIWFKREFSFEDILTLWEVLWTRLPCDNFHLLIACSILESQRGELIGSDHDFNTILKHINELTMKLDLQTVLREAEAIYLQFVCCKELPRKVKQVLGLSVPSSSEEDSSGSQRSETEQLLGQTEGGAASAHVPTYP